CCGGTAAAATACAGAGCTGCCAGCAGATGCTCCACTGTTCTTACAGCAACGCCATCTTTTATCAAAGTAGTAGAAAAGTCAAACCCTTTTGCATACTCTATATTTGCAGGTATTACTGTACCATTTCTGACAAAATGTATACCCTCATCTGCCTGAGAAGGAATCAGTTTCAGTCTCACAGGCTGTCCTGAATGAAGTCCAATTCCCTGTATCTCTACTTCTCTTTTTATCGTTCTCTGGTTTATACAAAACATCCTTTATCTCCTAAAAACTTTTGACATATTAACATGCAATTTCTATACCATTTATAACTGTTATATTTTAAGCCTTTGTCCACAAACAAAATATGTTTTTTTGCAAAATCTCCAATAAAACTGGAATATAATAAATAACTAAAACAAAAGGCAGGGCTATATGGACAAAAATATAAACCTGAAAATCAAACTTAGCAGGATTTACAGAATAAAGAAAGATCTGATCAATGAGCTAAACAGACTCAGGTCTGATCTTAGCGAGATTGTAAAAAACCTGTATACAACAGAATCTGTTCCTGAGTCTGCAGAGTTTGCCTCTATCTTTAGAGATTTTGAGTACTCTCGACTCAGCAAAATAATAACAGAGTATGTAAACACACTGGAAAAACCCCAATCAGGAGAACCAGAAGAGATCTTTGAAAAAGAAGTAGAAAATATAAGAACAGTAATAAATGGAATTACTGTAGAACTATCAAACACGATAAAAAAGATAAATCAGTATATACAGAAAATCTCTGGAAATGGAGAAGAACTATCTCTGGAAAAGTTTATATATCAGCTCAGGTCAAAATTAGAAAAAAGTATAGACAGAGAGTTAAAAAAGGAGATAAAACCAGATTTAGATAAACTAAAAGAAAAATTACATTATCTGTACAGGTATGAAGATTACGGCAGCATAATGAACTTTTTAAAAACTTATGAGAGGGAAGTAAATATATACCTTTCCCAGAAGGGAGTAGAAAAGTTAGAAAAGATATTCCAGAGGTATAAAGAGGAATTTATAAAAGAACTCAGCAGATACCTATCTTCTTATATAAAAAGCCAGCAATCAAGGCAGAAGATAATACAGGAAGTAATAGAAATATTTGAGGACATTAATATAAAAAATCTTACTGTTACCTATACACTTCCAAACATAAATAAATATTTTGCCGGTCTCGCCCAGAACACAGGTATGTTAGATATTATTGTAGGAAATATAGAAAGCCCCCGATTTATCGGTATTGCTGTTGTTGGAACTCTTGTGTTTTTATCTGGCTTTTTTATGCCTCTCCCGGAAGGAGTAAAAGAGATAACTGTTCTTTCAGGACTTGCCATCATCATTTATGCATTCTTTGATTCTGCATTTTTCAACAAGTACTACATGAAAAAATACATAAAAGAAGTGAGAGAGAGCATAAAAGAAGAAATATTAGACAGCACAGATAATATTCTTTCCAAGATGAAAGAAAAGATGATACGGCTGAGCATGAAAGCTGAAGCCATCATAATTGCTTCTATTAAAAGGGAAACAAAAGCTGTAAGAGATTTTGAAAACTTTCTGATAAACCTGAGAAATGCCATAGAAAGATATATTTTCAAAGTATCAAATATAAGAAAAGAGTTAGAGCTTGAGCTGTCTGAGGAAGATTAATGCTTGATTTACAGTTTTTGAATGATAAAGCCTCAAAACTTGTACTTTTTTTAAAAAAAGTAGATAAGATCCTGAAAAATGGCAGAGAGGCTTTTATAACAACTCCTATATATCCTGATAGAACCCAGTACTATCTGATATCTGCCTATAATGAGCTTGAAGAGATATCCTGCCATCTTCTAAAAGAGATCACCGGAGAAAAACACAAAGGAAATTGCGTCCAAAAAATAGTAAAAGAACAGATCTTTTCAGAAAAACTAAACAGGATACTCACAGATTACTCCAACTATATATCAAAAATAATGGAAGACAACTTTAGTTACTCTCCTGAAGAACTGTACGCTATTGCTAAGGAGATCGTTAAAACATTACTTGAGATTTTTATAAAAGAACTTGCTGTAGTTGTCAAAGAGATCAGATCCCGTGAACCTAAACTTGCTATTCCAGTAAATATCAAAAAAATACAGGATCACGGAAAGGCTATAAAATCTTCTGTAAGAAAGATGTCAAACTTTTTGAACTTTCCGGAAGAAGAGTTCATCAACACACCTTTATTTATAGATAGAGCAAGATACTTCTCTGTAGTGGCAGTAGACAGCAGTTTGTGGATCTGCAGACATATAATGAGAAAAATGAAGAAAAAACCTGATAAAAATTGCTTTCTGAAGCTTTCAGAGGAAAGTATAATATCTGAAGAAACAGGAAAAAAGCTTCAGGAGTTTTCATCTCTAAGAGATACACTTGCAGATCCTACAAAAGAGATTGATCCGAAAAAACTGTACAGAATGCTAAAGGAGATAACACCTGTTTTTCTAAAGTTTTTATCCGAGATATCAAAAGCTCTATTTAAGAAAACTGTGCAGTGATGTTTCAGATAACATCCTTAAGAACTGGTCTTGAAGACAGCAATTTTTTTGTATAGGGGTGCTCAGGGCTGTCAAAAATGGAAAACACATCGCCTTCCTCTACAATTTCCCCTCTGTATATAACAAGAACTCTATCTGCGATCTCAGCAACTACTCCAAGATCATGTGTTATAAGTAAAATACTAACATCTGTATTATCCCTAAGACTTTTGAATAGCTTCAGTATCTGAGCAGAAACTGTAACATCTAATGCTGTAGTAGGTTCATCTGCAAGTAAAATAATAGGATTGTTTACTATACCTGAAGCTATCACAACTCTCTGTTTCAAACCACCTGAAAGCTCGTGGGGATACTGGTAAAATCTCCTTTCTACTTCAGGTATTCTCGCCTTTTCCATCGCTTCCATGGCTATTTTTTTTGCTTCACTGTACGAAACCTTCCTGTGTGCCATAACTGTCTCAACAATCTGGTCTCCAACCCTCATTAACGGATCAAGTACAGCTGAGGGTTCCTGAAAGATCATGGATATATGTCTGCCTCTAATTTTTCTTATGCTCTGCTCCGGTAAAGAGAGGAGATTTTCAATCTTTTCAGGATGCCACAGGGTTATCTGTCCTGAGACAGATGCATACACCGGCAGAAGTTTCAAGATAGAATAACAGGTAACACTCTTTCCTGAACCAGACTCTCCAACAAGGGCGACTATCTCCTTTCTATAAATATCAAAGGATATACCTTTAAGGGCTTCAACTGTCTGGTTTTCAATATTAAAAGAAACCCTAAGATCTTTTACAGAAAGGACGGTGGAGCCGTCCTTCTTTTTTTCTATCATTTTAATGCATCTAACACTTTATTTATCTGATCTGCTGTCATCCATCCAGAGACCATAATACCATAAGGGAAGATAATAGCAGGTGTTCCCCCAATACCTGCCTCACTACCAAATTTAAAATGCTCCTGTATCACTTTTTTGCCCTTTTCACACTCTTTCCCCAGCTGTGCAAGCTTTTTCTCATCTCTTTCCCTTACAGCTTTAAAACTTTTCTCAAGGATTTCTTTTTTCTTTTTGACAGATTCTTCACACACTATACGCTGAACAATCTTCTGTGCGTGTTTGTGGAAAGGAAGAGGGAAAAGTATAAGCTCAAACTTCACATCTTTTCTTTTTTCCAGTACCTTCATCATTTCAGTATCAAACTTTGCACAGAAAGGACATTCAGGATCTGTAACAACATAAACTGTCATTTTAGCTGCAGGATTTCCAAAAAGTATCAGATTTTCTTTAGGTATCTTTTTCAGATCAACTATTTTTATATCTGCAAATCTCTCTCCAAGAGCTTTTTTCAGTTTTTCTATCTTTTCTTTTCCAAGAACCTTCTCTAATTTTTTCATTTTTTCTTCAACAACTTTTTTCGCAAGCTCTCTGGCTCTTTCTCTTGTTATGCTCTTTTTCTCTTTAAGGTCTATTATCTCCCCTGTTATCAGATATCTTTCTGAACAATCAATATACACCGGAATCTGTCTTCCCCTTGCTTCAACAATAACCTCGTATAGACCTTTTACAGGAGATGGAGATACTTTTATGACCTTCGCCCCTCCCAATACTGGTTCAAGAGCATCCTTAACCTGCTGAACGCTTACCTTTTTTGCACATACATCACTCTGTGCGTACACACTCATACCGAAAACCAAAGATAAAAACAGCCCTAAAATGATTCTTTTCATAAGTTTCCTCCATTTTTCTAATTTTTTTATATAGTATAATATTTCTGTGAAGATTTTGTGATTTCATATCTGGAGGAGAAATGAAAGTAGCAGTAGGAAGCGATCACGCAGGATTCGAATACAAGGAGATAGTAAAAAATCACCTTCAAGAAAAAGGATACCAGATAATAGACAAAGGAACCTACTCAAAGGAAAGTGTAGATTACCCAGTTTTCGGTGAAGCCGTAGGAAAAGCTGTAGCCTCTGGAGAAGCCGATTTTGGTATCGTTATATGTGGAACTGGAATAGGCATATCTATATCTGCAAATAAAGTTCCTGGAGTAAGGGCAGCGCTCTGTACAAATGAATATATGGCAAGGATGGCAAGAAAACACAACAACGCAAATGTCCTCGCTTTTGGAGCAAGAGTTTTAGGAATTGATGTTGCTCTGGGTATTGTCGACCAGTTTTTTTCATCGGAATTTGAAGGAGGTAGACACGAAAGAAGAGTTAACCTTATATCTGAGATAGAAAAAGACCTTTGCGGTTAAACAGCCATAAGACTATCTTTATAATCTGCCCGTTATGCCTGATATAATAATTGATGATCTCAAAAATTTTTGCTATCAGGAGGTAAATAATTGTTAGAACATGTAAAATCAGTAGATCCGGAAATATTCAAAGCGTTATCCCTTGAATTCAAAAGACAGACTGAACACCTTGAGATGATAGCATCAGAAAACTACACATCTTATGCAGTCATGGAAACACAAGGTTCTGTTTTGACAAATAAGTACGCAGAGGGCTTACCCCATAAAAGATACTATGGTGGCTGTGAGTATGTTGATATCGCCGAAGATCTTGCTATAAAAAGGGTAAAAGAGATTTTTAACGCCGAGCACGCAAATGTACAGCCCCACTCAGGCTCTCAAGCGAATCAGGCTGTTTTCTTTTCACAACTAAAACCCGGAGATACAATTCTTGGAATGAGTCTTGCCCATGGCGGACACCTGACCCATGGTGCAAAGGTAAACTTATCTGGAATTGTTTTTAACTCCGTCCAGTACGGTGTAAATCCTGAAACAGAGCTTATAGATTATGATGAAGTTTATAGACTTGCGAAAGAACATAAACCAAAAATGATAATTGCAGGGGCGTCGGCATATTCAAGGGTTATCCACTGGGATAAATTCAGAGAGATAGCAGATGAAGTAGGAGCCCTCCTTATGGTAGATATGGCTCATTATGCAGGTCTGATAGCTGGAGGGGCATACCCTTCACCTGTACCATATGCAGACTTTGTCACATCTACTACCCATAAAACATTAAGAGGTCCACGGGGAGGATTTATCCTTTCCAAAGAGCAGTACGCAAAGGATATAGATAAATGGGTATTCCCGAGATTGCAGGGAGGACCACTTATGCACGTAATCGCAGCAAAAGCTGTGGCATTTAAAGAAGCAATGTCTCCACAGTTCAGACAGTATGCTATCCAGACTGTGAAAAATGCACAGGTTCTTGCTGAAGAACTAAAAGCTGAAGGTTTGAGAATAGTATCTGGAGGAACAGATTCTCACATAGTTCTTGTTGATTTAAGACCCCTTGGAGTCAAGGGAAATCAGGCAGAAGAAGCCCTTGGGAAAGCCAATATAACTGTTAACAAAAATGCGATACCATTTGATCCAGAAAAACCTATGGTAACTTCAGGAATAAGACTGGGAACAGCTGCCCTTACCACAAGGGGAATGAAAGAGGAAGACATGAGAAGAATAGCAAAGAATATCGTAAAAGTTCTGAAAAATATAGATAATGAAAAGGTTATTCAGGAAGTAAAAGAGGATGTGTTATCCCTGTGTTCTTCTTATCCTCTTTATCCTGAATGGACTAAAGATTACTTAGGTTGAAAATGAAGATACTGCCTTTTTATAAGAAGATAAATATTTTTACAAAGGCAAGTGAAGAAGCAAGAGAGTTTTCAAGAAGGTTAAAAAACTGGTTAAACAGTTATGCCATAGAGTCTGAGATATTTGAGAATCTTGCAGAGCTTGAACATGAAGAAAATATGAAAAATTCTGACCTTCTTATTGTTGTGGGAGGGGATGGGTCTCTACTTATAGCGACAAGAAGAGTTGCAAGATACCAGTTACCTGTATTAGGTATAAATTTAGGGCGACTGGGATTTCTGACAGAAATAAATGCTGACGAAGCTTTTGAAAAACTTGAGGACATACTGTCTAAACCTCTGTGTATATCCAGAAGAATGATGCTTAGAGCTTCCCTTATAAGAGATGGAAAGAAAATATTAGAAGCAGATGTCCTTAATGACGTTGTTGTAAACAAAGCTATACTTGCCAGAATAGTTGATGTAGCAGTTTATCAGGGAAATACATACATAACTACTTATAACGGAGACGGAATAATAATCGCAACACCAAACGGTTCAACAGCATACGCTCTATCTGCAGGGGGACCTATTGTCTATCCTATGATGGAGATATTCCTTGTTGTCCCAATATGCCCCCACACATTAACAGACAGACCGTTAATTCTTCCTCCTTTTGAGCCTATTACAATAGAACTTGTTGCAGAGGAAAAAGATGCGTGGCTAACACTTGACGGTCAGGAAGGTACACAGCTTAAATACGGTGATAAAATCGTTGTAAAACAGTCTCCCCATTATGCATATCTTGTAAGAACGCCCAATAAAAACTACTTTGATATTCTCAGAGAAAAATTAGACTGGAAGTGATATGTTCCGGGTAGGTATAGGATTTGATATCCACAGATTAGAAAAAGGAAAAAAATTAGTGATAGGCGGTGTTGAGATCCCTTCAGAATATGGTTTCAAAGCCCATTCTGACGGTGATATCTTTTTCCACGCCCTGACAGATGCTTTGCTGGGAGCCGTAGGATACGGTGATATAGGACAGCTGTTTCCTGATACAGAAAGAAAATGGGAAAACACCCCAAGCAGAGTATTCCTTGAGGAAGCCAACAGAATAATAAATGAAAAGGGATACTCAGTTCTGAACATAGACGGTTTTATAGTGATACAAAGACCTAAAATACTCCCTTACAGAGAAAAAATCATACAAAACACAGCAGAAATACTTAATATAGAACCAGAGAGGGTATTTATAAAAGGAAAAACCTACGAAAAAATAGGAGAAGTCGGTGAAGGAAAAGCAGCATTTGCTGAAGTGGTTGTTCTATTAAAGAAGGAGGTAAAAAATGAAAACGATTAATCTAAAGACTACCATACAACAAGTTTTGAGAAAATACCCATTTACCCAGAAATTTTTTAACAGCAAAAATATGTACTGTAATATATGTGCCTGTAAGAAACATGAGACAATTTTTCAGGCTGCCATAAATTATGGACATGACCCTGAACAGTTCCTGCAGGAACTGAAAGAGTTCATAGCTAAAAATGAAAAATCTAAAACAAGCTAAAAAGATTCTAAAAACGGTAAAAAACTACGATGATAAGCTGCTTTCCCGCACAACAGGTCTGTCTGAAACCCTGTCTCAGTTATTAAAAGATTACCTCCCAGAAGGGCTTTTGGATGATATCAAAGAGATAGACAAACTTACTGTCCAGAAAAAGAGAGCTTTGATTGATTATATCTCAAAGGCTGTAGAACAGATAAAATTAGAAGAAGAGGAAAAAAAAGAAAAAACGGTAAACCTTCTCCCCCTTGAAAAGTTCTTCAGTATCCAGATAAAAGATTTAAAGCTCCTTAAACCCATAGAGAAAAGAGCATTTAAAAAAGTAGGTATTCAAAACCTGTACGATGCTCTCTTTTTTTTCCCAAAAAGATACGACGACAGAAGATTTAAATCTTTATCTAAGATAAAAGATGGAGAAACAGGGCTCTTTAGGTTAGAAGTGTTAGATATAAAAAAGATAAACAGAGGGAAACTGAAGGTTCAGGTTTTTCTGAAACAGGGAGATAAAAAACTAAACGCATTCTTTGTACATGACAAACCCTTTTTGTTCAGTTACTTCAGAAAAGGTAAAGAAGTGATTCTTTACGGAAAAGTCTCAGTCTATGGAAAAGATATATCCATTATCCAGCCAGAGATTTACAATCAGTTTGACCCTGTAATAATGGACAGAATTGTTCCGGTATACTCGCTAAGGGGAGATTCTACAGTAAAAATCACTTCTCAGACAATAAATCATCTCAGGAGAGGAATTTTCAAAATATTAAAAGAATATCTACCTCTTTTTCCAGAGTATATGCCGGAAAACATAAGAAAAAAGTACAAACTTCCTGGGATAACCGAAGCTCTAAAAAAGGTACACTTTCCAGATATATCTGAAAATATAAAAGATCTAAATAATCTCCAGACACGACCTCAGACAAGAGTTATATTTGACGAACTTTTTATACTTGAGCTTGCTTACGCATACAGAAAGAATCTCCTGAAGGAAAATCCTGCTGAAGCTATAAAAACAGATAATAACTTTACAGAAAAATTCGAAAGTATCCTTCCTTTTAAACTGACAGAAGACCAGAAAAAAGCCATAAAAGATATTCTCAACGATATATCAAAGCCATCTCCTATGAACAGGATGGTTCAGGGAGATGTAGGAAGCGGAAAAACTGTAGTTGCGATTGCCGCGTCCCTTGCAGTAGCACAATCAGGTAATCAGGTTGCCGTTATGGCTCCTACAGAGATACTGGCACAACAGCATTACAGAAATTTTAAAAATATCTTAGGAGAAACAGTAGAGATTTATCTGCTCACAGGAAGTACACCAAATAAAGAGAAAAAAAAGATATACAGAAAAATGGAAACAGGAGAAGCGAAGATAGTCATCGGGACACATGCTCTTATTCAGGATGAAGTAAAATTTAAAAATCTTGCCCTTGTTATAGTAGATGAACAGCACAGATTCGGTGTAGAGCAGAGAAAAGCCCTGATTGAAAAATCGGGAAAAGTTCCCCATGTTCTTGTAATGACAGCTACCCCCATACCAAGAACATTAGCTTTGACATACTTTGGAGATCTTGATGTTTCTGTTATAAAGCAGCTACCGTCAGGAAGGAAAAAGGTTGAAACAATGATCTATTATGAAGATGAAAGGGAAGTAATGAACTCTTTTATAAGAAAAGAGTTGGAGAAAGGCAGACAGGTGTTTGTTGTTTATCCTTTGATTGAGGATTCTGAGAAAATAGATCTAAAATCAGCTGAAGAAGGCTTCAAAAAATGGAAAGAAGCCTTTCCTGATAGAAAAGTGATACTGCTTCACGGCAGGATGAGTCAGGAAGAAAAAGACAGGATAATGGAGGATTTCAGGAACAAAAAGGCTGATATTCTTGTTTCTACCACAGTTATAGAAGTTGGAGTAGATATTCCAAATGCTTCTGTCATGGTTATCGAGGATGCCTACAGATTTGGTCTTTCCCAGATACATCAGCTAAGGGGAAGGGTAGGAAGAGGCAAATACAAAGGATACTGTTTCCTTGTAGTACCTGAAGAGTTCAAATACAGATCAGACAGCCCAGAGATAGAGAAAAAAAGAGAAAAAGCCCTTCAAAGACTAAAAATCCTCGTAAGTACAACTGATGGATTTAAGATAGCAGAGGAGGATTTTAAACTGAGGGGAAGTGGAGATATTATAGGAACAGCCCAGTCAGGTAAATTTTACTTTGGGCTTGCAGATCCTACAAGAGAAAGGGACAGTAAAATCCTCGAATATGCAAAAAAGGAAGCTGAAAAGTTAATAGAAGAGGATCCTCATCTTGAGAAGAATCCTCTTCTTAAAGAGTTAGTTTATAGAAAATATGGAGACAGGTTTAATCTAGTAAATATTGCTTGAGATTTTCCACGTCTAGACTCTCTCCTATATACGATCCTTCTGCAAACTCAAACCCAATATCTTTAACAAAATCAAACACTTCTTCAGAATCTACCCCAGAGGCGATTGTTTTTATCCCAAACTCATTACTTATTGCCAGAACTCCTTTGAGAATTCTTTTCCTCTTTGCAGAGTAAATAGAAGTTTTAATAAAGGAACTGTTTATTTTTATGTACTGGAACATGTCATGTTCTATCATTCTTGTAAGCATTTTTATAGATGTGTTTCCTACCCCAAAATTGTCTAAACAAAACTTTAGGTTATAGTTGTTTTTCAGCTCTAATATATTGCTATAACTGTTATTAAATGTATTCTCCGTAACCATAAAAACAGTTCTGTCTTTTATATACATAATATCCTTTGTTATTTTATCTTCAGGAAGATTGAGCACCCTGTCTAAAGTAGTCTGCCTCAGTCTTACAAAAATTGTCTTATCTGTGTTTGGATAAACTTTTCTCTTGATTATATCAAACAGTTTCTGATCTATTTTTCTGAGTACGTTATCTATTGAAGCATTCTCCATAAGATAACATATATCTTTTTCATCTATCTCATCAAAACTACAAACCACCTGATGACCATGGACAGACAGTTCCTGAAGATCTTTTATTGGTTTTAACTGAAGATTGAGCTTTCCTTCCTCAAGACTTTTCTTTATTTTTTTCTCAAGCTCTATGTACTTTGTGTACATAACAGGCTGATTTCTCAGAATTACAAAATTTCTCTTTCCGCCCTCTTTAAGATGCATAAGGAGATCTTCCATCTGAAGTAGAATCTTTTCGAGGTCTTTTGTATCTTCCTTTGATATTTTTCTAACTGCAAAAATTATTTTTGGAACGAAGAAGCTCTCCTCATCAGGTGTAGGTATTCTTATAGATTTTACAAAGTTAAGGAATTTTCTGAGGATATGTCTGTTTACTATATCATCTTTTACAAACAGACCAAATTTATTACCTCCTATCTTACTCAGAACAAAATCAAATCCCATCTCTTCCAATTTGTCTTTAAGTTTCTTAGAAAACTCTCTTAGAACTTTACTTCCAAACTCATATCCGTACATCTCGTTAGCATACATAAGATTGGCAACTTCTATATTTATCAGGGTGTACTCCTGTCCTTTTTCCATCTGATTTAATGCTTCTCTTACAATCTGTAAGAATCTTCTCTTCTTAACCAGACCTGTAACAATATCGTACTCGTAAATCTCCTGAAGTTTCTTGTAAGCCTCCTCAAGCTCCTTGTTTTTCTTCTCAAGCTCTTCCTGAACTCTAACAAACTCTGTTATATCTCTGGATATTCCTAAAATAGCTATAATTTTTCCGGTTTTATCATAGATCGGTGTCTTTATCACATCAAATATGATCTCTCTCCCATCTGCCGCCTTTATCTTTTCTACAGAGTGGGAAGATTTTTTACTCTCTAAAGCTTTCATATCAGAAAAGATACACTCCTTTGCCACATCAGCAGGAAGAACTTCAATATCGCTTTTCCCTATAAGGTCTTCTTTCTTAAGCCCAAATAAATTGGCAAAAGCCTGATTTACATAAATTATCCTCAGATTCAGATCTTTTATCCAGATAGGGTCTGGGGTTGTATCCAGAACCTTTGTGAACAACACCTGTAATTTATCCTTCCACTCCTCACTCAGCCAGTCGATATTCTTGTAAATCTCATCTTTAAAAACATTTTCCTCAAGATAAAGAACTTCTTCAAGAAGCTTGCTTATAAGTTTAGAAACAGAATAGCTCTTTTCCTTAGAGAGCTCTTTCAACTTTGACAGTAGCTCTCTATCAATCGCTATACTTAAAACCGTCTTCTTTGCAGCCATTTGCCTCCCCGCCTTATTAAAAATGATAATTATTAACAATCTACTAACAAATTATATAACAAATATTTTAAATTGAAAATATGTTCTTGTATATTGTCTTTAATCAAGTTATTATTAATAGAGATAAAGCGAAATTGGGGGAGTATATGTTAAAAGTGCTTTATGCACTTATTTTAGGAGTGACGATAGTATTAATAAATATATATTATTATGGACTTCAAAAAACAATAATCTATTCACAGGTAATTCCCAATATTATTGCTTTTATAGCAATTTTAGCAGGATTTTATCTTTCGGATAAACTAAAAAATCTTCCCTCTGTATACAACAATGTCAATTTAGGTTTTGTGTTTATTATCATATCCCATGCAAACCTTATAGCATTTTTTATCACCAACCAACCCCTGCAGGTGCTTTCTGTAACAGAATTTTTTGTAAAACTTCCGGGAATAGCACTTGTTCTTATTGGAATGAAAAACTGGCTGAAAATCAAAGAAGAAAGGGAACATAAGCTGAAAGAACAGGAAGAAAAATGGAAAGGAATCGTTGAAGGTATAAAGGATATTATAGTGATAATACAGGACAATAAAGTTAAATATATAAATCCAAACGTAAAAGATATCCTCGGTGTAAAACCTGAAGATATAATAGGAAAAAATCTCTCTAATCTTATACACAGAGAAGATATAGAAAAGTTGTTATCAAACAAAAAAACCCCTCAGAAAATAAAACTAAAATCAAAAAACGGGCAGATAAAAGTATTTGAAGTAAATCCCTCTTACATTACATACGAAGGTAAGCCTGCTGTTCTCGGAATACTTAGAGATATAACAGATAAAGTTCAGAAAGAACAGGAACTGTTAAAAACAAAAGAAGCTCTGGAAGAGATAAGAGAGAAACTCCACGCAGCCCAGAAGGCTGCAAAGGTCGGATACTGGGAGATACATCTTCCTGATCTGAATGTCAAACTCTCAGAGGAAGCTATGGCTATTTTTGAAGAAACAGAAAAGGCAGACAGTATCCCTTTTGAACAGTTCTTAGAGTATGTGAATCCCAAAGAAAAAAATGAGATAAAAGAAAAAAGATTAACGGCTATTACCAGTCTGGTGCCTTACGAGGCTGAATAC
This genomic stretch from Persephonella hydrogeniphila harbors:
- the glyA gene encoding serine hydroxymethyltransferase yields the protein MLEHVKSVDPEIFKALSLEFKRQTEHLEMIASENYTSYAVMETQGSVLTNKYAEGLPHKRYYGGCEYVDIAEDLAIKRVKEIFNAEHANVQPHSGSQANQAVFFSQLKPGDTILGMSLAHGGHLTHGAKVNLSGIVFNSVQYGVNPETELIDYDEVYRLAKEHKPKMIIAGASAYSRVIHWDKFREIADEVGALLMVDMAHYAGLIAGGAYPSPVPYADFVTSTTHKTLRGPRGGFILSKEQYAKDIDKWVFPRLQGGPLMHVIAAKAVAFKEAMSPQFRQYAIQTVKNAQVLAEELKAEGLRIVSGGTDSHIVLVDLRPLGVKGNQAEEALGKANITVNKNAIPFDPEKPMVTSGIRLGTAALTTRGMKEEDMRRIAKNIVKVLKNIDNEKVIQEVKEDVLSLCSSYPLYPEWTKDYLG
- a CDS encoding ABC transporter ATP-binding protein, whose translation is MIEKKKDGSTVLSVKDLRVSFNIENQTVEALKGISFDIYRKEIVALVGESGSGKSVTCYSILKLLPVYASVSGQITLWHPEKIENLLSLPEQSIRKIRGRHISMIFQEPSAVLDPLMRVGDQIVETVMAHRKVSYSEAKKIAMEAMEKARIPEVERRFYQYPHELSGGLKQRVVIASGIVNNPIILLADEPTTALDVTVSAQILKLFKSLRDNTDVSILLITHDLGVVAEIADRVLVIYRGEIVEEGDVFSIFDSPEHPYTKKLLSSRPVLKDVI
- a CDS encoding DUF1858 domain-containing protein produces the protein MKTINLKTTIQQVLRKYPFTQKFFNSKNMYCNICACKKHETIFQAAINYGHDPEQFLQELKEFIAKNEKSKTS
- the ispF gene encoding 2-C-methyl-D-erythritol 2,4-cyclodiphosphate synthase → MFRVGIGFDIHRLEKGKKLVIGGVEIPSEYGFKAHSDGDIFFHALTDALLGAVGYGDIGQLFPDTERKWENTPSRVFLEEANRIINEKGYSVLNIDGFIVIQRPKILPYREKIIQNTAEILNIEPERVFIKGKTYEKIGEVGEGKAAFAEVVVLLKKEVKNEND
- the rpiB gene encoding ribose 5-phosphate isomerase B, with product MKVAVGSDHAGFEYKEIVKNHLQEKGYQIIDKGTYSKESVDYPVFGEAVGKAVASGEADFGIVICGTGIGISISANKVPGVRAALCTNEYMARMARKHNNANVLAFGARVLGIDVALGIVDQFFSSEFEGGRHERRVNLISEIEKDLCG
- a CDS encoding DUF86 domain-containing protein, producing the protein MLDLQFLNDKASKLVLFLKKVDKILKNGREAFITTPIYPDRTQYYLISAYNELEEISCHLLKEITGEKHKGNCVQKIVKEQIFSEKLNRILTDYSNYISKIMEDNFSYSPEELYAIAKEIVKTLLEIFIKELAVVVKEIRSREPKLAIPVNIKKIQDHGKAIKSSVRKMSNFLNFPEEEFINTPLFIDRARYFSVVAVDSSLWICRHIMRKMKKKPDKNCFLKLSEESIISEETGKKLQEFSSLRDTLADPTKEIDPKKLYRMLKEITPVFLKFLSEISKALFKKTVQ
- a CDS encoding DsbC family protein gives rise to the protein MKRIILGLFLSLVFGMSVYAQSDVCAKKVSVQQVKDALEPVLGGAKVIKVSPSPVKGLYEVIVEARGRQIPVYIDCSERYLITGEIIDLKEKKSITRERARELAKKVVEEKMKKLEKVLGKEKIEKLKKALGERFADIKIVDLKKIPKENLILFGNPAAKMTVYVVTDPECPFCAKFDTEMMKVLEKRKDVKFELILFPLPFHKHAQKIVQRIVCEESVKKKKEILEKSFKAVRERDEKKLAQLGKECEKGKKVIQEHFKFGSEAGIGGTPAIIFPYGIMVSGWMTADQINKVLDALK
- a CDS encoding NAD(+)/NADH kinase, with the translated sequence MKILPFYKKINIFTKASEEAREFSRRLKNWLNSYAIESEIFENLAELEHEENMKNSDLLIVVGGDGSLLIATRRVARYQLPVLGINLGRLGFLTEINADEAFEKLEDILSKPLCISRRMMLRASLIRDGKKILEADVLNDVVVNKAILARIVDVAVYQGNTYITTYNGDGIIIATPNGSTAYALSAGGPIVYPMMEIFLVVPICPHTLTDRPLILPPFEPITIELVAEEKDAWLTLDGQEGTQLKYGDKIVVKQSPHYAYLVRTPNKNYFDILREKLDWK